A genomic segment from Ruegeria sp. TM1040 encodes:
- a CDS encoding glutamate racemase, with the protein MAVGIFDSGLGGLTVLDAAQKRLPDVDFLYYGDNSHAPYGVRDAEDIYELTHKAVHDMWDRGCNLVILACNTASAAALRRMQEAGVPEGKRVLGVFVPLIEALTERQWGDNSPPREVAVKHVALFATPATVASRAFQRELAFRAIGVDVEAQACGGVVDAIEEGDMILAEALVKSHVDALLRKMPRPEAAILGCTHYPLMEDVFQKALGPDVQVFSQGRLVADSLAHYLERRPEMIGGGNAGYVTTGNANRVSSRATQFLRREITFEAA; encoded by the coding sequence ATGGCAGTTGGTATTTTTGATTCCGGTCTTGGTGGTCTGACCGTGTTGGATGCGGCGCAAAAGCGCCTGCCGGATGTGGATTTCCTGTATTACGGCGACAACAGCCATGCGCCTTACGGCGTGCGCGACGCCGAGGACATCTATGAGCTGACGCATAAGGCCGTGCATGACATGTGGGATCGCGGCTGCAATCTGGTGATCCTGGCCTGTAATACCGCCTCGGCCGCTGCGCTGCGGCGCATGCAGGAGGCCGGCGTGCCAGAGGGCAAGCGGGTGCTTGGCGTCTTTGTGCCGCTGATCGAGGCGCTCACCGAACGCCAGTGGGGGGACAACTCTCCTCCGCGGGAGGTGGCCGTGAAACATGTGGCGCTGTTTGCGACCCCTGCCACCGTGGCAAGCCGCGCATTTCAGCGCGAGCTGGCGTTTCGCGCCATCGGCGTCGACGTCGAAGCGCAGGCCTGCGGTGGCGTGGTCGATGCCATCGAGGAGGGCGACATGATCCTCGCCGAGGCGCTTGTGAAAAGCCATGTCGATGCGCTGCTGCGCAAGATGCCCCGCCCCGAGGCGGCGATCCTGGGCTGCACCCATTATCCGTTGATGGAAGACGTCTTTCAAAAGGCGCTGGGGCCCGATGTGCAGGTCTTCAGCCAGGGCCGTCTGGTTGCCGACAGCCTCGCGCACTATCTCGAGCGTCGTCCCGAGATGATTGGTGGCGGCAATGCGGGCTATGTGACCACCGGGAATGCCAACCGCGTCAGCAGCCGCGCGACGCAATTCTTGCGACGAGAAATCACTTTTGAAGCGGCCTGA
- the argC gene encoding N-acetyl-gamma-glutamyl-phosphate reductase — MTHNVAILGASGYTGAELIRLISQHPSITIKALAAERKAGMEMADVFPHLRHLSLPTLCKIDEIDFAQIDLCFCALPHKTSQEVIAKLPGDLKIVDLSADFRLRDPEAYEKWYGNPHAALEQQQEAVYGLTEFYRDEIKGARLVAGTGCNAATGQFALRPLIAAGVIDLDEIILDMKCAVSGAGRALKENLLHAELSEGYNAYAIGGTHRHIGEFDQEFSAIAGRPVKVQFTPHLLPVNRGILATTYVKGDAQAIYETFAKAYADEPFVELLPFGEAPSTHHVRGSNFVHIGVTADRIAGRAIVIVALDNLTKGSSGQALQNANLMLGEDETAGLMMAPLFP, encoded by the coding sequence ATGACCCATAACGTGGCAATTCTTGGTGCGTCCGGCTATACCGGCGCAGAGCTGATCCGGCTGATTTCTCAGCACCCGAGCATCACCATCAAAGCCCTCGCAGCCGAGCGCAAGGCAGGCATGGAGATGGCAGATGTATTCCCGCATCTGCGTCATCTTTCGCTGCCAACCCTTTGCAAAATAGACGAAATCGACTTCGCACAGATCGATCTGTGTTTCTGTGCTCTGCCGCATAAGACCAGCCAAGAGGTGATCGCGAAACTGCCGGGTGATCTGAAAATCGTGGATCTGTCGGCGGACTTCCGGCTGCGCGACCCGGAGGCCTATGAAAAATGGTACGGCAACCCGCATGCGGCGCTCGAGCAGCAGCAGGAGGCGGTCTATGGTCTCACCGAATTTTATCGCGATGAGATTAAGGGCGCGCGGCTGGTGGCGGGCACGGGCTGCAATGCGGCCACCGGGCAGTTTGCGCTGCGGCCGCTGATCGCGGCGGGTGTGATCGACCTTGATGAGATCATCCTCGATATGAAATGTGCGGTCTCCGGCGCCGGGCGGGCGCTCAAGGAAAACCTGCTGCATGCGGAGCTGAGCGAAGGCTATAACGCCTATGCCATTGGTGGCACCCACCGGCATATCGGCGAGTTCGATCAGGAGTTCTCGGCTATCGCTGGGCGGCCCGTGAAGGTCCAGTTCACCCCGCATCTGCTGCCGGTGAACCGGGGGATCCTTGCGACCACCTACGTCAAAGGCGATGCTCAGGCGATCTATGAGACATTTGCCAAGGCCTATGCCGATGAGCCCTTTGTCGAGCTGCTGCCTTTTGGCGAGGCGCCTTCCACCCATCATGTGCGCGGGTCAAACTTTGTACATATCGGGGTCACTGCCGATCGCATCGCAGGGCGCGCAATTGTTATCGTGGCGTTGGATAACCTGACAAAAGGTAGCAGCGGTCAGGCCTTGCAGAATGCAAACCTGATGTTAGGTGAGGACGAGACAGCCGGGCTGATGATGGCACCGCTGTTCCCCTGA
- the ccmE gene encoding cytochrome c maturation protein CcmE: MKSLKKQRRIQIIALATVALVGSTALIGYAMRDGINYFRSPSQVMETPPEPTETFRIGGLVEEGTLQRGQGEAVRFSVTDGGASVPVTYVGVLPDLFEENQGMVGTGRYVNGVFEASEILAKHDETYMPKEVVDALKEQGVYREGDS, translated from the coding sequence ATGAAGTCCCTGAAGAAGCAGCGGCGTATCCAGATCATAGCGCTTGCCACCGTGGCCCTTGTTGGGTCCACGGCGCTCATTGGCTATGCCATGCGCGATGGCATCAACTATTTCCGCTCGCCCAGTCAGGTGATGGAGACCCCGCCCGAGCCGACAGAGACCTTTCGCATCGGTGGCCTTGTCGAAGAAGGCACCCTGCAACGCGGTCAGGGCGAGGCGGTGCGCTTTTCGGTGACCGATGGTGGCGCCAGCGTGCCGGTCACCTATGTGGGGGTTCTGCCGGATCTCTTTGAGGAAAATCAGGGCATGGTGGGGACCGGGCGATATGTCAACGGTGTCTTTGAAGCCTCTGAAATCCTTGCAAAACATGACGAGACCTACATGCCCAAAGAGGTCGTGGATGCCTTGAAAGAACAAGGTGTCTACCGCGAAGGCGACAGCTGA
- a CDS encoding holin-associated N-acetylmuramidase, whose amino-acid sequence MDVVKIAQEIVAREGGYVNDPDDPGGATKHGVTIHTMRRLGLDLTGDERVDARDVQALSRKEAVEIFLREYYRRPRLHLLPAPLQPSVFDMHVNAGGNAVRILQELLCEMGYDLSVDGVIGPHTAKAAAAAGAVNMDALVNAYGIARRNYYFQLAERRPQSRKYARTRAGKKGGWIRRAEEFIAPRYHLTVAEFHTRTAHWA is encoded by the coding sequence ATGGATGTTGTCAAAATTGCCCAAGAGATCGTCGCCCGTGAGGGGGGCTATGTGAATGATCCCGATGATCCTGGTGGGGCAACCAAACATGGCGTGACCATTCACACCATGCGCCGACTTGGGCTGGATCTCACCGGCGATGAGAGGGTGGATGCGCGCGATGTGCAGGCCCTGAGCCGGAAGGAGGCCGTAGAGATCTTTCTGCGCGAATACTATCGCCGTCCGCGCCTGCATCTGCTGCCGGCGCCGCTGCAGCCCAGCGTCTTTGATATGCATGTCAACGCAGGCGGCAACGCGGTGCGGATCCTGCAGGAGTTGCTGTGTGAGATGGGCTATGATCTCAGCGTTGACGGCGTGATCGGGCCACACACGGCCAAAGCGGCTGCGGCCGCCGGAGCGGTCAATATGGACGCGCTGGTCAATGCCTATGGGATCGCGCGCCGGAACTACTATTTTCAGCTGGCCGAGCGACGTCCGCAGAGCCGGAAATATGCCCGCACGCGTGCAGGCAAAAAGGGCGGCTGGATCCGGCGCGCAGAAGAGTTCATAGCGCCGCGTTATCATCTCACAGTGGCTGAATTTCATACGCGCACCGCGCATTGGGCTTGA
- a CDS encoding holin family protein, whose amino-acid sequence MFSMLWETFFGGRRNLVRETVEVFRENSEQSAVRAHDLQAAALAQFAAEFGGQKSGFDRFMDGLNRLPRPMLALGTLGLMGAAMLDPVWFAARMQGIALVPEPLWWLLGIVVSFYFGARAQAKTQAFQEGIARSLARVPQAVENLQSLNALRQGTDHDEKSENSDNPALADWHRDRRG is encoded by the coding sequence ATGTTTTCAATGCTTTGGGAGACGTTCTTTGGGGGGCGTCGCAATCTTGTGCGCGAAACGGTCGAAGTGTTTCGTGAAAATTCCGAACAGTCCGCGGTGCGCGCGCATGATCTGCAGGCCGCTGCTTTGGCGCAATTTGCGGCGGAATTTGGTGGTCAGAAGAGCGGCTTTGACCGCTTTATGGATGGGCTCAACCGCCTGCCGCGACCGATGCTGGCACTGGGGACCTTGGGGCTCATGGGGGCCGCAATGCTGGACCCGGTGTGGTTTGCCGCGCGCATGCAAGGCATCGCGCTGGTGCCAGAGCCGCTGTGGTGGCTCCTGGGGATTGTGGTGTCGTTCTATTTCGGCGCGCGAGCGCAGGCCAAGACGCAGGCGTTTCAGGAAGGGATCGCGCGCAGTCTGGCGCGGGTGCCGCAGGCTGTTGAGAACCTTCAGAGCCTGAACGCCCTTCGTCAAGGCACTGATCACGATGAGAAAAGTGAAAACTCGGACAATCCCGCACTGGCGGACTGGCACCGTGATCGGCGCGGGTGA
- a CDS encoding heme lyase CcmF/NrfE family subunit yields MITELGHFALILAFMIAIVQTVVPLIGAHKRWPGWMAVAEPAAQAQFLFTAFSFGALTWAFVTSDFSLRLVTLNSHSAKPMIYKISGTWGNHEGSMLLWVLIVTLFGALASVFGGGLPPTLKARVLSVQSAIGVAFFAFILFTSNPFLRLENPPFDGQDLNPLLQDPGLAFHPPFLYLGYVGLSMAFSFAVAALIEGRVDAAWGRWVRPWTLAAWVFLTIGIALGSWWAYYELGWGGFWFWDPVENASFMPWLLAAALLHSAIVVEKREALKSWTILLAILAFGFSLIGTFIVRSGLLTSVHAFANDPERGVVILGILAFFTGGALLLFALRAQAMEAKGVFSMVSRESALVANNLLLAVSCFVVFVGTLWPVVAEMAFDRKLSVGAPFFDAAFPPFMVALGLLLPIGSMLPWKRGKGAKTLWTLRYGIVLALALAGLAWAIQTEKSLLGPVGVLLGAWVVSGAALDLLQRAGRKDRLSRLMRLPRADWGKAVAHAGLGVTIFAVAGLTAWQKEDIRVANLNEPFRVGPFELVLSAVEEGRGPNYFTTMGVVDVTRNGKDVATLRPEKRVYPVAQMPTTEAAIDYRFTRDLYVVLGDAQEGGGFTLRTYIKPFANWIWGGSLLMALGGFLSLSDRRFRVAAGVRKAPTEGVPAE; encoded by the coding sequence ATGATTACAGAGCTCGGTCACTTCGCCCTCATCCTCGCCTTTATGATCGCCATCGTGCAGACGGTTGTGCCCCTGATTGGTGCGCATAAACGCTGGCCCGGCTGGATGGCCGTGGCGGAACCCGCAGCGCAGGCCCAGTTCCTGTTTACGGCGTTTTCCTTTGGGGCGCTCACATGGGCCTTTGTGACCTCGGATTTCTCGCTGCGGCTGGTGACGCTCAACAGCCACTCCGCCAAACCGATGATCTACAAGATCTCGGGCACTTGGGGGAACCATGAGGGCTCCATGCTGCTCTGGGTGCTGATCGTGACCCTCTTTGGGGCCTTGGCCTCGGTGTTTGGAGGCGGGCTGCCGCCGACACTCAAGGCGCGGGTGCTCAGTGTGCAATCGGCCATTGGCGTGGCCTTTTTCGCGTTCATCCTCTTTACCTCCAACCCCTTCTTGCGGCTGGAAAACCCTCCCTTTGACGGGCAGGATCTCAATCCGCTCCTGCAAGATCCGGGCCTCGCGTTCCACCCGCCGTTTCTGTACTTGGGCTATGTGGGGCTCTCGATGGCGTTCTCCTTTGCTGTGGCTGCCCTGATCGAAGGGCGGGTTGATGCGGCCTGGGGGCGCTGGGTCCGGCCCTGGACATTGGCGGCGTGGGTGTTCCTGACCATCGGCATCGCGCTGGGGTCCTGGTGGGCCTATTACGAGCTTGGCTGGGGCGGCTTCTGGTTCTGGGATCCGGTGGAGAATGCGTCCTTCATGCCATGGCTTCTCGCCGCTGCGCTTCTGCATTCCGCGATCGTGGTGGAAAAGCGCGAGGCGCTCAAGAGCTGGACCATCCTTCTCGCGATCCTCGCCTTTGGCTTTTCGCTCATCGGCACCTTCATCGTGCGCTCTGGGCTTTTGACCTCGGTGCATGCCTTTGCCAATGATCCAGAGCGTGGCGTGGTGATCCTTGGAATTCTCGCCTTCTTTACCGGCGGCGCGCTGCTGCTCTTTGCCCTGCGCGCGCAGGCTATGGAGGCCAAAGGCGTGTTCTCCATGGTCAGCCGGGAGAGCGCGCTGGTGGCCAACAACCTCTTGCTGGCGGTCAGCTGCTTTGTGGTTTTTGTTGGCACGCTCTGGCCGGTGGTGGCGGAGATGGCCTTTGATCGCAAGCTCTCGGTCGGGGCACCGTTCTTTGATGCGGCCTTCCCGCCCTTCATGGTGGCGCTGGGGCTCTTGCTGCCGATCGGCTCAATGCTGCCGTGGAAGCGCGGTAAAGGCGCCAAGACGCTCTGGACGCTGCGCTATGGCATCGTACTGGCGCTGGCCCTTGCGGGGCTCGCCTGGGCGATCCAGACCGAAAAGAGCCTGCTTGGCCCCGTTGGCGTTCTGCTGGGCGCTTGGGTCGTAAGCGGCGCTGCACTTGATTTGTTGCAACGCGCAGGGCGCAAGGACCGGCTCTCGCGCCTGATGCGGTTGCCGCGTGCCGATTGGGGCAAGGCGGTGGCGCATGCCGGGCTTGGCGTGACGATCTTTGCCGTGGCAGGGCTGACGGCCTGGCAAAAAGAAGACATCCGTGTTGCCAACCTCAATGAGCCGTTCCGCGTCGGTCCCTTTGAACTGGTGCTGTCTGCGGTCGAAGAGGGGCGCGGGCCGAATTACTTCACCACGATGGGCGTGGTGGATGTGACCCGCAACGGCAAGGACGTCGCAACGCTGCGGCCGGAGAAACGCGTCTATCCGGTGGCGCAGATGCCCACCACGGAGGCGGCGATTGATTATCGGTTCACCCGCGATCTCTATGTGGTGCTGGGCGATGCGCAAGAGGGCGGCGGATTTACTCTGCGCACCTATATCAAGCCCTTCGCCAACTGGATCTGGGGCGGCAGCCTGCTGATGGCCCTTGGCGGCTTCCTGAGCCTCTCGGACCGTCGGTTCCGGGTTGCGGCCGGGGTGCGCAAGGCCCCCACCGAGGGGGTGCCCGCGGAATGA
- a CDS encoding cytochrome c-type biogenesis protein codes for MRPLFSVARILAACLAALVLSLSPALAVQPDEVLDDPVLEERARDLSDGLRCLVCRNESIDESNADLARDLRLLVRERLVAGDSDEEAIDFIVDRYGEYVLLKPTTQGANWILWAAGPMMLALALLISFMYLRGRATATAGPEADGLSAEEQERLREILKD; via the coding sequence ATGAGACCTCTGTTTTCTGTGGCGCGCATTCTCGCGGCCTGCCTTGCGGCCTTGGTCCTGAGCCTTTCACCTGCACTGGCGGTGCAGCCGGACGAGGTTCTGGACGACCCGGTCCTGGAAGAGCGTGCGCGCGATCTCTCGGACGGGCTGCGCTGTCTTGTGTGCCGCAACGAGAGCATCGACGAGTCCAACGCCGATCTGGCCCGCGATCTGCGCCTCTTGGTGCGCGAGCGCCTCGTCGCCGGGGATAGCGACGAAGAAGCGATCGACTTTATCGTGGATCGGTACGGGGAATATGTGCTGCTCAAGCCCACAACGCAGGGGGCCAATTGGATCCTCTGGGCGGCGGGGCCCATGATGCTGGCGCTCGCTCTGCTCATTTCGTTCATGTATCTGCGCGGCCGCGCCACGGCGACGGCTGGACCAGAGGCAGACGGGCTCTCGGCCGAAGAACAAGAACGCCTGCGGGAAATTTTGAAAGACTGA
- a CDS encoding DUF2087 domain-containing protein — protein sequence MMSKDVIRLTIPDVSDFAKHLRRAFAQAPGHVEMLNHVARAAGYRNFQHLRQQNPPSPEIDHKRIARAARYFDAQARWQSWPTKRGVRELCLWVIWARLPSRTYFSEREISAVIDEHCVFRDAAQIRRSLIEMGLLRRNRDGSDYQRVETAMDPHGAALMSLLAERQKAQENP from the coding sequence ATGATGTCCAAGGATGTGATCCGTCTGACCATTCCTGATGTGTCGGATTTTGCCAAACATTTACGCCGCGCGTTTGCGCAGGCGCCCGGCCATGTGGAAATGCTGAACCATGTGGCCCGCGCAGCGGGGTATCGCAATTTTCAGCATCTGCGCCAACAGAACCCGCCATCACCCGAGATCGACCATAAGCGTATCGCGCGCGCGGCGCGCTATTTCGATGCGCAGGCGCGCTGGCAGAGCTGGCCGACCAAACGCGGTGTGCGAGAGCTGTGTCTTTGGGTGATCTGGGCGCGTCTGCCGTCGCGGACCTACTTCAGCGAGCGGGAGATTTCGGCCGTCATTGACGAACACTGCGTGTTTCGCGATGCCGCACAGATCCGCCGGAGCCTGATTGAGATGGGGCTTTTGCGTCGCAACCGGGATGGATCTGATTATCAGCGGGTCGAGACGGCGATGGACCCGCATGGGGCTGCGCTGATGTCTTTGCTCGCCGAGCGGCAAAAAGCGCAAGAAAATCCCTAA
- a CDS encoding enoyl-CoA hydratase-related protein: protein MDYRDIQYSLENGLATVTLNRPQSMNALTSQMRAEITHAMKTAAEEARAVVITGAGNAFCTGQDLKDASSSGNQIDLERTLRDEYTPMLEAIYTCPVPTISAVNGPAAGAGANLALAADVVIATESAYFLQAFAKIGLMPDAGGTWFMPRQMGLAKAMGAALFADKITARQASDWGMIWEAVADDGFEAHWRARAAHLASGPSKAFGAIKQALRQSTTNSLPDQLSLEAHLQGELGRSRDFMEGVTAFVEKRKPDFEGR from the coding sequence ATGGACTACCGCGACATTCAGTATTCGCTTGAGAACGGGCTTGCGACCGTCACTTTGAACCGCCCGCAGAGCATGAATGCGCTCACCAGCCAGATGCGGGCGGAAATCACCCATGCGATGAAAACCGCCGCCGAAGAGGCGCGTGCGGTGGTGATCACCGGCGCTGGCAATGCCTTTTGTACCGGTCAGGACCTGAAGGATGCCTCCTCGAGCGGCAACCAGATCGATCTGGAGCGTACGCTGCGTGACGAATACACGCCCATGCTGGAAGCGATCTACACCTGTCCAGTGCCGACGATCTCTGCTGTGAATGGTCCGGCAGCAGGGGCGGGCGCCAATCTGGCACTGGCGGCGGATGTGGTGATCGCAACCGAGAGCGCCTATTTCCTGCAGGCCTTTGCCAAGATCGGGTTGATGCCGGACGCCGGCGGTACTTGGTTCATGCCGCGCCAGATGGGGCTGGCCAAGGCCATGGGCGCGGCGCTGTTTGCCGACAAGATCACCGCCCGTCAGGCGAGCGATTGGGGCATGATCTGGGAAGCGGTTGCGGATGACGGGTTTGAGGCGCATTGGCGCGCCCGTGCCGCGCACCTGGCCTCTGGTCCCTCCAAGGCCTTTGGCGCCATCAAGCAGGCGCTGCGCCAATCCACCACCAACAGCCTGCCAGATCAGCTGTCGCTGGAGGCGCATCTGCAGGGGGAACTGGGCCGCAGCCGCGATTTCATGGAGGGCGTCACCGCCTTTGTGGAAAAGCGCAAACCGGATTTCGAGGGGCGCTGA
- a CDS encoding calcium-binding protein: MLMLALIGSIAVIGAFVALDDDDDTEDTIPDNTETGTPGSDQLDGTDGRDLITLGDGDDSSFGGDGDDTIHGDAGADVLGGQIGGDDLYGGDGNDNLYGGAGDDFLSGGADADILEGGGSDDRMTGGGGLDVLLGGNGEDTLNGSLGQDLLYGGNDDDVLNGGYGADGLHGGNGEDTVSGGDGDDVINGGELLVDTSLTSASALREAFLDGENSPANLDFLFEDDKESDVLNGDAGSDLLVGGAGDVLNGGTGDDTFLVGDWLQAGEQVIIRDFDVEDEVVLYRYSGAAPDLDYNTVVNSDGSSDIEVTVNGEVVAYLENAGDGFDLASNVALVSA; encoded by the coding sequence ATGTTGATGCTTGCACTTATTGGCTCGATTGCGGTCATCGGCGCGTTTGTTGCGCTCGATGATGACGACGACACCGAAGACACGATCCCCGACAACACCGAAACCGGAACCCCAGGTTCAGATCAGCTTGATGGCACCGATGGCCGTGATCTGATCACGCTTGGCGACGGGGATGACAGCAGCTTTGGCGGCGATGGGGATGACACCATTCACGGGGATGCCGGCGCAGATGTGCTCGGCGGCCAGATTGGGGGCGATGATCTCTACGGTGGCGATGGTAACGATAATCTCTACGGCGGCGCGGGCGATGATTTCCTCTCGGGCGGCGCGGATGCAGACATCCTCGAGGGAGGGGGCAGCGACGACCGCATGACCGGCGGCGGTGGCCTTGACGTTCTGCTCGGCGGGAACGGCGAGGACACCCTGAATGGCAGCCTTGGTCAGGACTTGCTCTACGGTGGCAACGACGACGATGTCCTGAATGGGGGCTATGGTGCAGACGGGCTGCACGGCGGCAACGGAGAGGACACGGTCTCCGGCGGCGACGGCGATGATGTGATCAACGGGGGCGAACTGCTTGTTGATACCTCTCTCACCTCGGCGTCCGCCCTGCGCGAGGCCTTCCTTGATGGTGAAAACAGCCCAGCCAACCTGGACTTCCTCTTTGAGGATGACAAAGAGAGCGACGTTTTGAATGGCGACGCGGGCAGTGATCTCTTGGTGGGGGGCGCGGGTGACGTCCTCAATGGCGGCACCGGCGACGACACGTTCCTGGTCGGAGACTGGCTGCAAGCCGGCGAACAGGTGATCATTCGCGATTTCGACGTGGAAGACGAAGTCGTGCTCTACCGCTACTCCGGCGCTGCACCAGATCTCGACTACAACACGGTCGTCAATTCTGATGGATCTTCCGATATCGAGGTCACCGTGAACGGCGAGGTGGTCGCCTATCTCGAGAACGCGGGCGATGGGTTCGACCTTGCGTCAAACGTGGCCCTGGTCTCTGCGTGA
- the gltA gene encoding citrate synthase — protein sequence MTDTQKTAQLSLNGETYELPIFSPTAGPDVLDIRKLYAQSGVFTYDPGFTSTASCDSTITYIDGNEGVLLHRGYPIDQLAGKSHYLEVCYLLLYGELPTATQLEDFETRVTRHTMVHEQMHNFFRGFRRDAHPMATLVGVVGAMSAFYHDSTDISDPWQREVAAIRLIAKLPTIAAMAYKYSIGQPFVYPRNDLDYAANFLHMCFSVPAENYTVDPILSRAMDRIFTLHADHEQNASTSTVRLASSSGANPFACIAAGIACLWGPAHGGANQACLEMLKEIGSVDRIPEFIARAKDKNDPFRLMGFGHRVYKNTDPRAKVLKQSADEVLELLGVEDNPLLQVAKELEQTALNDPYFIEKKLFPNVDFYSGIILEAMGFPTSMFTPIFALSRTVGWISQWKEMIGDPQNKIGRPRQLYLGETQRDYVDIENR from the coding sequence ATGACCGACACACAGAAAACAGCCCAGCTCAGCTTGAATGGTGAGACCTACGAACTCCCCATCTTCTCGCCGACTGCCGGGCCCGATGTTCTGGATATCCGCAAGCTCTACGCGCAGTCCGGAGTGTTCACCTATGATCCGGGCTTCACCTCCACTGCGAGCTGTGACAGCACGATCACCTATATCGACGGCAACGAAGGTGTGCTGCTGCATCGTGGCTATCCGATCGACCAGCTGGCCGGTAAATCCCACTACCTCGAAGTCTGCTACCTGCTCCTTTATGGTGAGCTGCCGACCGCGACGCAGCTTGAGGATTTCGAGACCCGTGTGACCCGCCACACCATGGTCCACGAGCAGATGCACAACTTCTTCCGTGGTTTCCGCCGGGACGCGCACCCGATGGCAACCTTGGTGGGCGTTGTGGGCGCAATGTCGGCCTTCTATCACGACTCCACCGACATCTCCGATCCGTGGCAGCGTGAAGTGGCTGCAATCCGCCTGATTGCAAAACTGCCGACGATTGCTGCGATGGCCTACAAGTATTCCATCGGCCAGCCGTTTGTGTATCCGCGCAACGATCTGGATTACGCCGCGAACTTCCTGCACATGTGTTTCTCTGTCCCGGCCGAGAACTACACCGTGGACCCGATCCTGAGCCGCGCGATGGACCGGATCTTCACCCTGCATGCGGACCACGAGCAGAACGCCTCGACCTCGACCGTGCGTCTGGCGTCCTCCTCCGGGGCCAACCCCTTTGCCTGTATCGCAGCTGGCATTGCCTGCCTCTGGGGCCCTGCCCACGGTGGCGCCAACCAGGCCTGCCTCGAGATGCTCAAGGAAATCGGCTCTGTCGATCGCATTCCGGAGTTCATCGCACGCGCCAAAGACAAGAACGATCCGTTCCGTCTGATGGGCTTTGGCCACCGCGTCTACAAGAACACGGACCCGCGCGCCAAGGTGCTGAAGCAGTCTGCAGACGAAGTGCTGGAGCTTCTGGGCGTGGAAGACAACCCGCTCCTGCAGGTCGCCAAGGAACTCGAGCAGACCGCGCTCAACGATCCGTATTTCATCGAGAAAAAGCTGTTCCCGAACGTGGACTTCTACTCGGGCATCATCCTCGAGGCGATGGGCTTCCCGACCTCCATGTTCACCCCGATCTTTGCGCTGTCGCGCACCGTCGGCTGGATCTCCCAGTGGAAAGAAATGATCGGTGATCCGCAGAACAAAATCGGCCGTCCGCGCCAATTGTATCTCGGTGAGACACAGCGCGACTATGTCGACATCGAAAACCGCTAA